The following proteins come from a genomic window of Winogradskyella sp. PC-19:
- the serC gene encoding 3-phosphoserine/phosphohydroxythreonine transaminase, whose translation MKRHNFSAGPCVLPKSVMKQASEALIDFDNGLSLIEISHRSKPFVDVMEQARSLALELLGLEGKGYKALFLQGGASTQFLMVALNLLEKRAGYLNTGTWSDKAIKEAKIYDDIYEVGSSKSAGFNYIPKGYEIPEDYDYFHCTSNNTIFGTQMKHFPDSPIPMVCDMSSDIFSRTLDFTKFDLIYAGAQKNMGPAGTTLVIVKEDILGKVSRKIPSMMDYKIHIGKGSMFNTPPVFAVYTSMLTMQWLKDFGGIKAIEEENEKKARLMYSEIDLNPLFKGYSVKEDRSNMNATFTLENENLKETFESMVDEAGINGINGHRSVGGYRASMYNALTLDSVKVLVEVMSELESKA comes from the coding sequence ATGAAACGTCACAACTTTAGCGCAGGTCCTTGCGTACTTCCAAAATCAGTAATGAAACAAGCTTCAGAGGCTTTAATTGACTTTGACAACGGCTTATCCTTAATAGAGATTTCACATCGTAGCAAACCATTTGTAGATGTTATGGAGCAAGCGCGTTCATTAGCTTTAGAGTTATTAGGACTAGAAGGCAAAGGTTACAAAGCTTTATTTTTGCAAGGTGGTGCAAGTACACAGTTTTTGATGGTGGCTTTAAATCTTTTAGAAAAAAGAGCGGGTTACCTTAATACAGGTACATGGTCTGATAAAGCGATTAAAGAAGCAAAAATATATGATGATATCTACGAAGTAGGTTCTTCAAAATCTGCTGGTTTCAACTATATACCAAAAGGTTACGAAATTCCAGAAGATTACGATTATTTTCACTGTACTTCTAACAATACCATTTTTGGTACACAGATGAAACACTTTCCAGATTCGCCAATACCAATGGTTTGCGATATGAGTAGTGATATCTTTTCAAGAACTTTAGATTTTACAAAATTTGATTTAATCTACGCAGGTGCTCAGAAAAATATGGGACCAGCTGGTACGACTTTAGTTATCGTTAAAGAAGATATTTTAGGTAAAGTATCACGTAAGATACCATCAATGATGGATTACAAAATACATATTGGTAAAGGCAGTATGTTTAATACACCACCAGTATTTGCCGTGTACACATCAATGTTAACGATGCAATGGTTAAAAGATTTTGGAGGTATTAAAGCTATTGAAGAAGAAAACGAAAAGAAGGCACGTTTAATGTATTCTGAGATTGATTTAAATCCATTATTCAAAGGCTATTCGGTAAAAGAAGACCGTTCTAATATGAATGCAACTTTTACTCTAGAAAACGAAAATCTTAAAGAAACTTTTGAATCTATGGTTGATGAAGCTGGTATAAACGGCATCAATGGTCACAGAAGTGTTGGTGGTTATCGTGCATCAATGTATAATGCTTTGACTTTAGATAGTGTAAAAGTATTGGTCGAAGTTATGAGCGAATTAGAAAGCAAAGCTTAA
- a CDS encoding DUF6787 family protein — translation MEKFKKHWEITQNWQLLFPFFGIVSLGYSSYKISNAIVSGFGTSAIILLTIVLFFVLLKFILFLFKKLEKKWILDAKWEMIRVFIVFAITGSSSMFVSRPIIKFIGITKENLNPFIYWVLFIIIGLIFYQILLVTFGWLFGQFKFFWNFEKKMLRRFGLGRFIG, via the coding sequence ATGGAAAAATTTAAAAAACACTGGGAAATAACCCAAAATTGGCAGCTTTTGTTTCCTTTTTTTGGAATTGTATCTCTTGGTTACAGCTCTTATAAAATTTCTAATGCTATTGTTAGCGGTTTTGGCACTAGTGCCATAATCCTGCTAACGATAGTTTTATTTTTTGTGTTATTAAAATTTATATTATTTCTATTTAAAAAATTAGAGAAAAAATGGATTTTGGATGCCAAATGGGAAATGATACGAGTATTCATAGTATTTGCAATTACCGGTAGCTCATCTATGTTTGTTAGCAGACCAATTATAAAATTTATAGGAATTACTAAAGAAAACCTAAACCCCTTTATTTATTGGGTTTTATTTATTATCATTGGGCTTATTTTTTATCAAATTTTATTAGTTACATTTGGATGGTTATTTGGGCAATTCAAATTCTTTTGGAACTTTGAAAAGAAAATGCTTAGACGCTTTGGATTAGGAAGATTTATAGGTTGA
- a CDS encoding type 1 periplasmic binding fold superfamily protein, with protein sequence MKTSKLFFAAIFCLTLLTSCSDDDDPVIVNEEELITDVTLTFTNTGNATDVVTMTSVAPDGQDGTFTNTVVGSFTSGETYALSLAITNESESPADDVLNDDIIPEADEHFFVYDVNGVNFTMSRDASDVDGPNGDKLGVNTTWIAGAVSNGSVNITLVHEPVTTDDSNNFGTTTGGEEDFNITFSGVSIN encoded by the coding sequence ATGAAAACAAGTAAATTATTTTTTGCAGCGATTTTTTGCCTAACGTTACTTACATCATGTTCTGATGACGATGATCCAGTAATCGTTAATGAAGAAGAGTTAATCACAGACGTGACGCTTACTTTTACTAATACTGGTAATGCAACGGATGTTGTTACAATGACAAGTGTTGCCCCAGATGGTCAAGATGGTACTTTTACCAACACTGTTGTAGGTAGTTTTACGTCTGGCGAAACTTATGCTTTAAGCTTAGCCATTACTAACGAAAGTGAATCTCCAGCTGATGATGTATTAAATGATGACATTATTCCTGAAGCAGATGAGCATTTCTTTGTATATGACGTTAACGGTGTAAATTTCACAATGTCTAGAGACGCAAGTGATGTAGATGGACCTAATGGTGATAAATTAGGAGTTAACACAACTTGGATTGCTGGTGCTGTTAGTAATGGAAGTGTAAATATTACTTTAGTACACGAACCTGTTACAACTGATGACTCTAATAATTTCGGAACTACAACTGGTGGTGAAGAAGATTTTAATATTACATTTTCTGGTGTATCAATAAACTAG
- a CDS encoding D-2-hydroxyacid dehydrogenase codes for MKVLANDGVSQSGIDALETAGFEVSTTTVAQEQLENYINDKEISVLLVRSATTVRKNIIDNCPSLKIIGRGGVGMDNIDVDYARSKGLHVINTPAASSHSVAELVFGHFYGLARFLHNSNRDMPLEGDSNFKKLKKAYAKGTELKGKTLGVLGFGRIGQATAKVAIGAGMKVVAFDPFMEAADLELDFFDGQKVNFNIKTISKEDVLKQADFLTLHVPAQKDYVIDEAEFKQMKDGVIIANAARGGVVNEVALVKAIESGKVARAALDVFEKEPQPEMGLLMNPALSLTPHTGAATNEAQDRIGTELATQIISILK; via the coding sequence ATGAAAGTATTAGCAAACGACGGTGTTTCACAAAGCGGAATCGATGCTTTAGAAACTGCAGGTTTTGAAGTATCTACAACTACCGTTGCACAAGAGCAATTAGAAAACTACATCAACGATAAAGAGATTAGTGTACTTTTAGTTAGAAGTGCAACAACAGTTCGTAAAAATATAATTGACAACTGCCCTAGCCTAAAAATTATCGGTCGTGGTGGCGTTGGTATGGATAATATTGATGTTGATTATGCACGTAGTAAAGGATTGCATGTCATTAATACGCCTGCTGCATCTTCACATTCCGTTGCAGAATTGGTATTTGGACATTTTTATGGATTAGCCCGTTTTTTACATAACTCTAATCGTGATATGCCATTAGAAGGCGATTCTAACTTCAAAAAATTAAAAAAGGCATACGCCAAAGGTACTGAACTTAAAGGGAAAACTTTAGGTGTTTTGGGCTTTGGACGTATCGGACAAGCTACAGCGAAAGTTGCTATTGGTGCAGGTATGAAAGTCGTTGCATTTGACCCATTTATGGAAGCAGCTGATTTAGAACTTGATTTTTTTGATGGTCAGAAAGTGAATTTTAATATCAAAACAATTTCAAAAGAAGATGTTTTAAAACAAGCTGACTTTTTAACATTACACGTTCCAGCACAAAAGGACTATGTGATTGACGAAGCAGAATTCAAACAAATGAAAGATGGTGTTATCATAGCAAACGCTGCTCGTGGTGGTGTAGTCAATGAAGTTGCTTTAGTCAAAGCGATTGAAAGCGGAAAAGTAGCACGTGCTGCATTAGATGTTTTTGAAAAAGAGCCACAACCAGAAATGGGATTATTAATGAATCCTGCTTTATCCTTAACTCCACATACTGGTGCTGCTACTAATGAAGCGCAGGATAGAATCGGCACAGAGTTAGCCACACAAATTATAAGCATTTTAAAGTAA
- a CDS encoding DUF937 domain-containing protein, whose protein sequence is MAGILDLLNSDLGKTIISGVSGSTNTDQGKTSSVLTMALPVLMKAMERNASTPEGAEGLMGALNGKHDGSILDNLSGLFGGGVDDNVKTDGSKILGHILGQKQQGVEQVIGQKAGLDSGSVGEILKVAAPILMGVLGKQKKQNNVSSQSDLGGLLGGLLGGSGAKQEQSFLEQILDADGDGSVVDDVAGMVLGGTKKKGGLGGLLGGLFGR, encoded by the coding sequence ATGGCAGGGATTTTAGACTTACTAAATAGCGACTTAGGAAAAACAATTATCAGTGGTGTTTCTGGTTCTACAAACACAGATCAAGGAAAAACAAGTAGCGTATTAACAATGGCGTTACCCGTTTTAATGAAAGCTATGGAACGTAATGCTTCAACTCCAGAAGGTGCAGAAGGACTTATGGGCGCATTAAATGGAAAACACGATGGTAGTATACTAGATAATCTTAGCGGACTATTTGGTGGTGGTGTTGATGACAATGTAAAAACTGATGGGTCTAAGATTTTAGGCCATATTTTAGGTCAAAAACAACAAGGTGTAGAACAAGTAATTGGTCAAAAGGCAGGTTTAGACTCAGGTTCTGTTGGCGAAATACTTAAGGTTGCAGCACCTATACTTATGGGTGTTCTAGGAAAACAAAAAAAGCAGAACAATGTAAGTTCTCAAAGTGACTTAGGTGGTCTATTAGGTGGATTACTTGGCGGTAGTGGTGCTAAACAAGAACAAAGCTTTTTAGAGCAAATACTAGATGCAGACGGTGATGGTAGTGTTGTAGATGATGTTGCTGGAATGGTATTAGGTGGTACTAAGAAAAAAGGCGGACTAGGCGGATTGCTTGGCGGTTTGTTTGGTAGATAA
- a CDS encoding TonB-dependent receptor: MKYYLLVVFSVFSFTGFSQQCDNIFLGELSDFHDKTPISGATVFIQNLNKYVSSDVDGKFKIENLCDGEITLVISHISCETKTVTFLVKGDTYKSIALEHHIEALNEVSIKGNASKKETSTGQETVLKSADLKRYTSLSLGDALKEVPGVSSINTGNSIVKPMINGLYGSRLLIMNNNVRLQDQEWGIEHAPNVDINSAGQISVIKGSGALAYGGDAVGGVVVMNPRRVLLKDTLYGKTTVGGQTNGRGYNISTSLNKTFESGWFANIQGALKQNGDFNAPDYNLTNTGLKSNSFTLQGGKRTFESGFELFYSYIDNEIGILRASHIGSIFDLERAINAGQPLVVNDFSYDINVPKQEVTHHLAKASYYKRFQNFGKVSLQYDYQNNQRLEFDVRIGDRRLIPAVDLRLQTHTVTADVNLDSNLDRKINFGIMGRFQDNFANPDTGVRRLIPDYDKYDFGAYTTAEWQLNDDVIIDAGVRYDFNRIDAKKFYLKSRWNERGYNADFSDIIKQEFATQFLTNPVFNYHNFSASAGIKYSINEKNEVLFNYSLSSRPPNVSELFSDGLHHSAARFEIGDLRFNQEISNRISATYQYSSSKFNFLGEVFYNRVANFMYLRPFDFISTIRGPFPLWEYQQTNAELFGIDITAKYDILNSIQLLNKTSFIRGNDLETGLALIDIPSFNTTNQITYNNEDWYNFSASLKSEWVFEQNEFPDFNFDVENQLTGEMLTIDISTPPPAYHLLHFYSEATFSLSEKTNLNVALGVNNIFDTSYRNYLNRLRYFADDLGRNITLQLQLNY, encoded by the coding sequence ATGAAATACTATCTATTAGTAGTTTTTTCTGTATTTAGCTTTACAGGATTCTCACAACAATGTGACAATATCTTTTTAGGCGAATTGTCTGATTTTCATGACAAAACACCTATTTCAGGAGCGACTGTATTTATTCAGAATTTGAATAAATATGTTTCGTCAGATGTTGACGGCAAATTTAAGATTGAAAATCTTTGTGATGGCGAAATTACCTTAGTCATATCTCATATCAGTTGCGAAACAAAAACTGTAACGTTTTTAGTCAAAGGTGATACCTATAAGTCAATTGCACTAGAGCATCATATAGAAGCTTTAAATGAAGTATCTATTAAAGGAAATGCTTCAAAAAAGGAAACTTCAACTGGTCAAGAGACCGTTTTAAAATCCGCTGACTTAAAACGCTATACAAGTTTAAGCCTTGGTGATGCATTAAAGGAAGTACCTGGTGTTTCCTCTATTAATACTGGTAATTCTATTGTAAAGCCAATGATAAATGGTCTATACGGAAGCCGTTTGCTAATCATGAATAATAATGTAAGGCTGCAAGACCAAGAATGGGGAATCGAACATGCGCCTAATGTAGATATTAACTCGGCTGGTCAGATTTCAGTTATCAAAGGTTCTGGTGCTTTAGCTTATGGTGGTGATGCCGTTGGTGGCGTTGTAGTTATGAACCCGCGTCGTGTGCTATTAAAAGATACCTTATATGGAAAAACAACAGTTGGCGGACAAACTAATGGTAGAGGTTATAATATAAGTACTTCATTAAATAAAACCTTTGAATCTGGTTGGTTTGCTAATATTCAAGGTGCATTAAAACAAAATGGTGATTTTAATGCTCCTGATTATAATTTAACCAATACAGGACTAAAGTCTAATAGCTTTACACTTCAAGGTGGGAAAAGAACTTTTGAATCTGGTTTTGAACTGTTTTATAGCTATATCGATAATGAAATTGGCATCTTAAGAGCATCCCATATTGGTAGTATTTTTGATTTAGAGCGTGCTATTAATGCAGGGCAACCTCTTGTCGTAAATGATTTTAGTTATGATATTAATGTGCCAAAGCAAGAAGTAACACATCATCTTGCCAAAGCAAGTTATTATAAAAGATTTCAAAACTTCGGAAAAGTGAGTTTGCAATATGATTACCAAAACAATCAGCGTTTAGAATTTGATGTTAGAATTGGTGATAGAAGACTAATTCCTGCAGTTGATTTAAGGCTACAAACACATACTGTTACTGCGGACGTAAACTTAGATTCAAATTTAGACCGAAAAATTAATTTTGGAATCATGGGTCGTTTTCAAGATAACTTTGCAAACCCAGATACAGGAGTAAGACGCTTAATACCAGATTATGATAAATATGATTTTGGAGCTTACACTACAGCAGAATGGCAGTTAAATGATGATGTGATCATTGACGCAGGAGTTCGATATGATTTTAATAGAATTGATGCAAAAAAATTCTATTTAAAATCTCGATGGAATGAACGTGGATACAATGCAGATTTTTCAGATATCATAAAACAAGAGTTTGCTACACAATTTTTAACCAATCCTGTTTTTAATTACCATAATTTTTCTGCTTCTGCTGGGATAAAGTATAGTATTAATGAGAAGAATGAAGTCCTATTTAACTATAGTCTATCAAGTAGACCTCCAAATGTATCAGAGTTATTTAGCGATGGACTACACCACTCTGCTGCTAGGTTTGAAATAGGAGATTTAAGATTTAATCAAGAAATTTCAAACAGAATTTCGGCAACTTATCAGTATAGTTCATCAAAATTTAATTTTTTAGGGGAAGTATTTTATAATAGGGTTGCAAATTTTATGTATTTAAGACCATTTGACTTTATAAGTACTATTAGAGGTCCTTTTCCTTTGTGGGAATATCAACAAACAAATGCAGAACTTTTTGGTATTGATATAACTGCTAAATATGATATTTTAAATAGCATACAATTACTTAACAAAACCTCTTTTATTAGAGGTAATGATTTAGAGACCGGTTTAGCGCTAATAGATATACCTTCTTTTAATACTACAAATCAAATTACGTACAATAACGAAGATTGGTATAACTTCTCAGCAAGTCTAAAATCAGAATGGGTTTTTGAACAAAACGAATTTCCGGATTTTAATTTTGATGTAGAAAATCAACTTACTGGTGAAATGCTTACTATAGATATTAGTACGCCACCACCAGCTTATCATTTATTACATTTTTATAGTGAAGCTACTTTCTCTTTAAGTGAAAAAACCAATTTAAATGTAGCATTAGGAGTAAATAATATTTTTGATACTTCTTACAGAAATTATTTAAATCGCCTAAGATATTTTGCTGATGACTTAGGAAGAAATATAACATTACAATTACAACTTAATTATTAA
- a CDS encoding DUF4375 domain-containing protein — translation MITKMTEIDFALSQNSDTDKIELVGTVLWNKSHEAGHFTKLSEAEQTFVFIDIFESEINRNGLFGFFYNTSGEYAHEVLQAFQNVKAENSAAIINDAIRVFKALPISKDILQRRQQISKLKQEELEVWSELEFQLIESKEDIITLLINYIALHKTDFEY, via the coding sequence ATGATTACAAAAATGACTGAAATAGATTTTGCCCTAAGCCAAAATAGTGATACAGATAAAATTGAATTGGTTGGTACAGTTCTTTGGAATAAATCTCACGAAGCAGGTCATTTTACTAAATTATCTGAGGCCGAACAAACCTTCGTTTTTATTGATATTTTTGAAAGTGAAATCAATAGAAACGGTTTATTTGGATTTTTTTACAACACTTCAGGAGAATACGCACATGAGGTTTTACAGGCTTTTCAAAATGTAAAGGCAGAGAATTCTGCCGCTATTATAAATGATGCTATTCGTGTTTTTAAAGCACTCCCCATTTCAAAAGATATTTTGCAACGCAGACAACAAATTTCCAAGCTTAAACAAGAGGAATTAGAAGTTTGGTCAGAGCTAGAATTTCAATTAATAGAAAGTAAAGAAGATATCATTACGTTATTAATTAACTATATTGCGCTCCATAAAACAGATTTCGAATATTGA
- a CDS encoding acyl-CoA reductase, translated as MELQQRVNAFVKLGEFLSQFTESPKTIDIDNALVDGFKHQLKLAKEHNGWFSKNNLDFSLTSWTDCLSLENLNQWTSHYDFDLKTPKTVAIIMAGNIPLVGFHDFLSVLISGHSVLIKQSSNDKHLLHYLAKYLEHVEPGFKGKIKFTEEKLDGFDAVIATGSNNTARYFEYYFKDQPSIIRKNRNSVAILTGNETEAQLSGLSDDIFRYYGLGCRNVSKLYIPENYNFDAFFNAVYKWKDIINESKYANNYDYNKAVYIMSEFDMLENGFLMIKEDKSFGSPIATVFYEKYSDIEALKSNLKSEEDNIQCVVANGFDSSEIAFGQTQEPKLWDYADNVDTVDFLLKL; from the coding sequence ATGGAATTACAACAAAGAGTTAACGCTTTTGTGAAATTAGGAGAATTTCTGAGTCAGTTTACAGAGTCGCCAAAGACGATTGATATTGACAATGCTTTGGTAGATGGTTTTAAGCATCAACTAAAGTTAGCAAAAGAACATAACGGTTGGTTTAGTAAAAACAATTTGGATTTTTCTTTAACTTCATGGACAGATTGTTTGTCTTTAGAGAACTTAAATCAATGGACAAGTCACTATGACTTTGACCTAAAAACGCCAAAAACCGTTGCCATTATAATGGCTGGGAATATTCCGTTGGTTGGCTTTCATGATTTTTTGAGTGTACTGATTAGTGGGCATTCGGTTTTGATCAAACAATCGTCTAACGATAAGCATCTACTGCACTATTTGGCTAAATATTTAGAGCATGTTGAACCTGGTTTTAAAGGAAAAATAAAGTTCACAGAAGAAAAACTTGACGGTTTTGATGCCGTTATTGCTACAGGAAGTAATAATACGGCTCGTTATTTTGAATACTACTTTAAAGACCAACCTTCAATAATCAGAAAGAACAGAAATTCTGTTGCCATTTTAACCGGTAACGAAACAGAAGCACAATTAAGCGGTTTATCTGACGATATTTTTAGATATTATGGATTAGGATGCCGTAATGTGTCTAAACTATACATCCCTGAAAATTATAATTTTGATGCCTTTTTTAATGCGGTTTACAAATGGAAAGACATTATTAACGAAAGTAAATACGCCAACAACTACGATTATAACAAAGCCGTCTACATCATGAGCGAGTTTGATATGCTCGAAAATGGTTTCTTGATGATTAAGGAAGATAAAAGCTTTGGCTCGCCAATAGCAACAGTCTTTTATGAGAAATATTCAGATATAGAAGCATTAAAATCTAATTTAAAATCTGAAGAAGATAACATTCAGTGTGTTGTTGCTAATGGATTTGATAGCTCGGAAATAGCATTTGGACAAACGCAAGAACCTAAATTATGGGATTATGCAGATAATGTCGACACTGTTGATTTCTTGTTGAAATTATAG
- a CDS encoding DUF6146 family protein gives MKNIIPILLLLFMMSSCKTIDGPKPTTDERENALVENDTVYINSDENTYEIIIIDPGFNSWLITTARPRRYYTQEFMEARNQIYVTNWNIRVNQPQQFDPSLYELRIDYSRFEDYGYEINYKLYNYFIYFQLKYNQKLGPFVPRI, from the coding sequence ATGAAAAACATTATTCCAATTCTACTGCTTTTATTCATGATGTCTAGTTGCAAAACAATAGACGGACCAAAACCAACTACAGACGAGCGAGAAAATGCTTTAGTAGAAAATGATACCGTTTATATCAATAGTGATGAAAACACCTATGAGATTATAATTATAGATCCTGGTTTTAACTCTTGGTTAATAACTACTGCTAGACCAAGACGTTATTATACTCAAGAATTTATGGAAGCTCGTAACCAAATCTACGTTACAAATTGGAATATTAGAGTTAATCAACCACAGCAATTTGACCCAAGTCTTTACGAGCTAAGAATTGATTATAGCCGTTTTGAGGATTATGGTTATGAAATCAACTACAAACTATACAACTACTTTATATACTTTCAGTTAAAATACAATCAAAAATTAGGGCCATTTGTTCCAAGAATTTAA